One window of the Streptococcus parasanguinis ATCC 15912 genome contains the following:
- the rnc gene encoding ribonuclease III, with product MEKLQALLLERFQIVFSDSSLLDTAFTHTSYANEHRLLKISHNERLEFLGDAVLQLVISEYLYKEHPNRPEGDLSKFRSMIVREESLAGFSRDCQFDRYIKLGKGEEKSGGRDRDTILGDLFEAFLGALLLDQGVEAVKRFIYQVMIPKVETGQFSQVIDYKTRLQELLQVHGDVEIQYQVVSESGPAHAKEFEVEVFVNGQTMGHGHGRSKKLAEQEAARNAVETRNDSPCI from the coding sequence ATGGAGAAATTACAAGCCCTGTTATTGGAACGGTTTCAGATCGTTTTTTCAGATAGCAGTTTATTAGATACAGCTTTTACGCATACCTCTTATGCCAATGAGCACCGCCTCTTAAAAATTTCACATAACGAACGTTTGGAATTTTTAGGAGACGCTGTTCTTCAATTAGTTATTTCCGAATATTTGTATAAGGAACACCCAAACAGACCGGAGGGAGATTTGTCTAAATTCCGTTCCATGATTGTCCGTGAAGAAAGTCTGGCTGGTTTTTCTCGAGATTGTCAATTTGATCGTTATATCAAACTAGGCAAGGGCGAAGAAAAATCTGGTGGTCGGGACCGCGATACGATTCTTGGCGATTTATTTGAAGCCTTTTTAGGTGCTCTTTTACTAGATCAAGGAGTGGAAGCAGTCAAACGCTTCATCTATCAGGTCATGATTCCAAAGGTTGAAACGGGTCAATTTTCTCAAGTCATTGACTACAAGACCCGCCTGCAAGAACTGTTGCAGGTTCACGGAGATGTGGAGATCCAATACCAAGTGGTTAGCGAGTCCGGTCCTGCTCATGCCAAAGAGTTTGAAGTAGAAGTGTTCGTGAACGGTCAAACGATGGGACATGGTCATGGTCGTTCCAAGAAATTAGCGGAGCAGGAAGCGGCCCGCAATGCAGTTGAAACGAGGAATGATTCCCCATGTATCTAA
- a CDS encoding YbaN family protein, with product MRLVYLTIGFVSLGLGIIGIPLPILPTTPFLLLSMACFAKSSKRFEKWLYQTKLYQTYVADYRETKSIAKERKKWILLQIYILMGISIYLAPIIWVKLALVALTIFITYYLLKVIPNKPENPTEENPD from the coding sequence ATGCGCCTTGTTTATCTTACGATTGGTTTTGTGTCTTTGGGATTAGGAATTATTGGGATTCCATTACCGATTTTACCGACGACTCCCTTTTTATTGCTATCGATGGCCTGCTTTGCTAAAAGTTCCAAACGCTTTGAAAAGTGGCTCTACCAAACCAAGCTTTATCAAACCTATGTAGCGGATTACCGAGAGACCAAATCGATTGCCAAAGAACGGAAGAAATGGATCCTTCTTCAGATCTACATTCTAATGGGGATTTCGATCTATTTGGCCCCGATTATTTGGGTGAAGCTTGCTCTAGTTGCTTTGACGATTTTTATCACCTATTATCTCTTAAAAGTGATCCCTAATAAGCCTGAAAATCCAACAGAAGAAAATCCTGATTAA